The genomic interval GATCTTAAATCCAATGGAACGGAAGAGTTAACTGATTATGAGAAACAAGGGAAGCAGGGGAAGGAAGAGGTATCAGATTCCGAGACAGTGAAAGATTCTGTATCCTCACAAGAGGATTCATTGTCAGTTGAGGGtgagaaagtaaaaaaatctTCTACAGTTCCCAAGATTAAAAATTCTTCAGTGAATGATTCTCCAGGATCAAGGGTGAGATCTGGCCGAGAAATGAAGGGATTTCCTAATACTCCGAAGAAACCCACAAAACCCGATAGAGGTTCTTTGAGTATTAATACCAAAAGTTCTTCTGGTAAAAGTTGTAATGAAATGAAAGTTCCTACTAAACCTTCATCTGAAACTTCTGAAGGAGTTGACGATAAGCCTATTGAAgagatgaaagaaattgatCTTTTAGATGAGACCTCGAATGGTGCTCAAAGTGTTGCAAGTGACAATGAAACAGTTGATACTGAAGAAAGTGGTGAACATATAGATGAGgcaaatttaaatcaaaagattGAAGAAATGGAACTGAGAATTGAGAAACTCGAAGAGGAGCTGAGAGATGTTGCCGCTTTGGAGATTTCACTGTATTCTGTAGTGCCAGAGCATGGGAGTTCAGCACACAAGGTGCACTCACCTGCTCGACGCCTTTCTAGAATCTACATCCATGCTTGCAAACATTGGACGCAAAACAAGCGAGCCACAATTGCTAAAAACTCTGTTTCTGGGCTTGTTTTGGTTGCTAAGTCCTGCGGTAATGATGTTTCAAGGTATGAGAATTGTATTACTTGGTATCAGAGTTCAATATGTAGTTAATTTTGGTATGTTAccaatgttttattctttttatgttAAGGTTAACCTTCTGGTTGTCAAACACCATTGTGCTGAGGGAGATCATTTGTCAGGCATTTGGCAATTCACACAACTCGACCCCAGTTACGAGGATTTCTGAGTCAAATGGGTTTAGCAAAAAAAGTGAAGGAAAGTCTCAATCACTGAAATGGAAGGGTGGTTCTGGTAATAAACAACTAAATGGTCATCTGCAGTTTGATGAAGACTGGCAAGAGATGGGAACTTTCATAGCTGCATTACAAAAAGTTGAATCTTGGATTTTCTCCCGGATAGTTGAGTCCGTATGGTGGCAGGTAAAGACTTCTCACAATGTTAATTTGCTGCTGTTGGTTCATGGAAATCATCTAATGAAAGTACGCATTTAacattattactttttttttttggctcttTAAACAGTATTGAGCCTGTAACTTGATGTTTATGAACTGATGATTAAGTGATATGCCGAAGCTACAATGAATTTCAATATCAATGCAAATAATCTTTCCCAttctttttgttgttcttATAAGGATTTTTATCAGTAGTGATTCCTTGTGTACCAATACATCTGAAAAGGCTCTGATGCACCCTTTTAACATTTCAGGCGTTGACTCCTCATATGCAATCTCCTGTTGGGTCAACCACTAAACCCATTGGAAAATTGTTAGGACCAGCCTTAGGTGACCAGCAGCAGGGCAGTTTTTCTATCAACCTGTGGAAAAATGCTTTTCAGGATGCTCTTCAAAAACTTTGTCCTGTTCGAGCAGGAGGGCATGAATGTGGTTGCTTACCTGTTTTGGGGAGAATGGTATGTATATGTAGTTTTCTGTGTTTTCTTCACTCGCTATTTTCCTGcctttcataaattttaaggtAAGAAGAAACAAATTCTCTGTTACTTTGTAGCAGACTGTCAGAATATGACCAA from Citrus sinensis cultivar Valencia sweet orange chromosome 9, DVS_A1.0, whole genome shotgun sequence carries:
- the LOC102611142 gene encoding uncharacterized protein LOC102611142, with protein sequence MKEVDKRKINNKQPRRSAKTERTEQKQRQENGGKNLNAKQIETKASITRRDSGNVVSDTNAGTEASEVYENGVTKYVDDLNSFEEVPLDLKSNGTEELTDYEKQGKQGKEEVSDSETVKDSVSSQEDSLSVEGEKVKKSSTVPKIKNSSVNDSPGSRVRSGREMKGFPNTPKKPTKPDRGSLSINTKSSSGKSCNEMKVPTKPSSETSEGVDDKPIEEMKEIDLLDETSNGAQSVASDNETVDTEESGEHIDEANLNQKIEEMELRIEKLEEELRDVAALEISLYSVVPEHGSSAHKVHSPARRLSRIYIHACKHWTQNKRATIAKNSVSGLVLVAKSCGNDVSRLTFWLSNTIVLREIICQAFGNSHNSTPVTRISESNGFSKKSEGKSQSLKWKGGSGNKQLNGHLQFDEDWQEMGTFIAALQKVESWIFSRIVESVWWQALTPHMQSPVGSTTKPIGKLLGPALGDQQQGSFSINLWKNAFQDALQKLCPVRAGGHECGCLPVLGRMVMEQCVARLDVAMFNAILRESANEIPTDPVSDPILDSKVLPIPAGDLSFGSGAQLKNSVGNWSRWLTDMFGMDTDDSPKEDEDFTEDDDGQDGVGEPKSFILLNSFSDLLMLPKDMLMDRSIRQEVCPLISLSLVKRILCNFTPDEFCPDAVPGAVLEALNAESIIERRLSGDSARSFPYTAAPVEYNPPSSSDVAEKVAEAGGKSHLLRNVSSVQRKGYTSDDELEELDSPLSSIIDKLPPSPSIIATENGNGKHKNHTYYTGSNARYELLREVWSS